The Bacillus sp. F19 DNA segment TACTGAAATAATGGTTTGAGAGATAGGCCGCAGGGGAACTGCGGTCTATCGCTTGATTTTGGAGGAAATAGGGATGAAGAAAAAGCTATTATTCGTTCCCATGCTTTTCATCGCTTTGATTCTCATCTTTTTTATCCCGTTTAAGAAAACCGTTGCTTTTCATTTTGAAGACACAAGCAAACTATTGGCTTACCTTTCTGTTAATGAAATGGATACTTTTCAGGTAAGGTATACCCATTCCATTCATCTGACAGATGTGGTTGAAACGTATGAACTTTCGAATAAACAGATCAAACAAATTGAGCTTTCATATGACACGTTTGCAGTAGGCATGCCTTCCGGGCCCGAGGGTGAAGAAGTTTTTGAGAGAAAGAATGGACGGTATATCATTTCAAATATGAATCGGACATTTCCGTTTATTGACCTCAGCACAGGACAGGTAGTAGCCAATCATAGAGCAGTATACAAAGGAAAAGAATATGAATTGAAAAAATACATAGAACCCGGTACATGGGTCAGAATCAGCTATGAAACCATGAATCTTTTTCAGCTTTTTAGAGGAGTGAAAATGAATGAAGGATGAAGAAGTAAAATTTTTATCACTTGAAGAACAGCAGGAAATTCTTGAAAAGTACGATCCGGAAGCTGCAACGAGAAAGCTCACAGGAATCATGGGATGGATTGCTTTCCTAGGTTTGCTGTCATTCTCCCTTTTTCAATTGTACACAGCAATTTTTTCTGTTTTTACTGCTCAAATTCAGCGTTCCGTCCATTTAGGATTTGCATTGTCGCTTATTTTTCTATTATTCCCGTTAAGTAAGAAAAAGAAAGAAACCGGCAAGTGGCAAGTTGGCTGGTATGATATCGTGCTTGCTCTTCTCAGTATTGTCGTAGGTGCATATTGGCCGCTTTTTATGGAAGACATCGCAATGCGCGTTGGTATCTTAACAACAACTGACTTTGCAATTGGAATTATTGCGATTCTGCTCGTTCTAGAAGCAACAAGAAGAGCGGTTGGCCTGCCTATTACGATTATTGCCATTATTTTTATGCTTTACGGGATATTTGGACAATATATGCCAGGATTTCTTCAGCATGGGGGCTTGAGTCTTGAACGATTGGTTCAGACGATGTTTTTCACAACAGAAGGTATTTTAGGAACGCCTCTAGGGGTCTCGGCAACATTTATTTTCTTGTTTCTGTTATTCGGTTCCTTCTTAATTCAAACAGGAGTAGGCCAATATTTTAATGATTTATCAGCTGTAATCGCAGGAAAAAGAGTCGGCGGACCGGCTAAAGTTGCTATTTTTTCAAGTGCCCTTCAGGGAACTATCAGCGGAAGCTCAGTTGCGAATGTTGTAACCTCAGGGGCATTCACCATTCCAATGATGAAAAAATTAGGATATAAAAAGGAATTTGCCGGAGCTGTTGAAGCAGCATCTTCAACTGGAGGTCAATTAATGCCGCCAATCATGGGAGCAGCTGCTTTCTTGATGGTCGAGTTTATTGGAAATGGCATCACTTATTGGGACATTGCAAAAGCTGCAGCTATTCCAGCTATCCTTTATTTCACTGGGATCTGGATCATGACACATTTTGAAGCGAAACGATTAGGCTTACGGGGATTAACAGAAGAAGAAATGCCTAACCGTAAAGAAGTGGCGAAGAAAATCTACCTTTTGCTTCCGATTCTAGCGATTATCATCTTGTTAATGACAGGTATTCCAGTCATGCATGCAGCCCTCTATTCTATTTTAATTGCAATAGTAGCAGGTTTTATAAATAAAGAAACTCGAATGGGGCCAAAAGCTATTATTTTAGCATTGGTGGATGGGGCGAGAACTGCTTTGTCTGTAGCGGCGGCAACTGCAGCTGCAGGTATCATTGTTGGAATTGTTACGAAAACAGGACTTGGGTTAACGCTTGCAAATGGGCTAATTGACCTTGCACAAGGCTACATTATACCAACACTGATTTTCACTATGATCGCATCCTTAATTTTGGGAATGGGATCACCAACAACGGCAAACTATGTCATCACATCAACAATAGCAGCACCTGTTATCATATTCATGGGCTATCCGGATTTAGCTGCTCATCTATTTGTTTTCTATTTTGGAATCATTGCAGATATTACACCGCCGGTGGCACTAGCAGCTTTTGCTGCTGCCGGAGTATCCGGAGGAGAGCCTATTCGTACAGGGATACAATCGTCGAAGCTTGCTATCGCAGCATTTATCATTCCATACATCTTTGTCCTTTCCCCAGAAATGCTATTAATTGATACAACCGTTCCAGAAGTCATTTGGGTTGTATTTACAGCTGTGACGGGAATGATTGCAATTGGAGCTGGAATCATAGGCTATTGGATGAGACCTATGAACTGGATAGAACGAGTACTGGCTATCATAGCAGGCTTACTATTAATCTATCCAGAGGGAATTTCAGATGTATTCGGTCTAATTATGTTTGCAGGATTGTTTGCAGCACAGTTCTTTATAAATAGAGATAAAGATCAGAAAATAGTACAGCAGGCATAATAAACTGATGAAGCATGAAAATTAACTTGATGATTTTCATGCTTTTTTTTAAACAGCAAACTCAGACGATATCTAGGTATTTCGTCGATTATTGTCCGGGAAATGAGTCGAATCGAATTCTGGATTTATGGTAAAATATATTCTTTATATTCCAACAATTAATTTTTCATTCACTCTTTGATCATGCTAAATCTTTTCGAATGTTTCCTGCGAGTTAAGGCCCTGAACAACTCCTTGCCTTGAATCGCTTTTTTCAGCGGTGCTTCACCGATAAAACAATATGGATACACATAATCCGAATAGATTTAACCGTCATCTTTATTCCTTCACCATGTGATAAGCACATTGTAGCAGACAAAAAGAAGCGGAGGAGAGCGTGAATAATTTTTATTGACATTGCGCACGCATCCTCATATAATAGAGTTTGTCAGCAACACCTACATACTGCGACTTGTTAGCTCAGTGGGAGAGCACTTCCTTGACAGGGAAGGGGTCGGGGGTTCGAATCCCTCACAGGTCATATACCTATAAACGTTGATATAAAAGGGTTTCCCAAAAAAGGGAGACCCTTTTATTTGTCATTAAAAAGAATTAACTGACCAAATGACTGACCGATTTAATTTCTGACCTTTAAAAAGGCATTTCCAACGTCTGAATCCATTTTTTTAGTGACATGTGTATATAAGTTCATCGTGGTCCCAATATCTTTATGACCAAGTCTTTCTTGGATAGCTTTCATACTAAAACCTTCACTTAACAAATAGGTTACTTGTGATACTGAAGAAGAAATTAACAACTTTTATCAGAAACTTATCAAGGGTGGACAAGCACTTATGCCAATTGGTGATTATGGTTTTAGTCAGAGGTTTGGTTGGCTAAATGATCGGTTTGGAGTATCGTGGCAACTAAATCTTCCTTCGTGAAAGTCTTAAGTGTTTTCATTAAATAAATACTACATTAAAAGCAACAAGGTATTACTCCATCAGGTAATACCTACTTTTAAATTAAAGAGCTTAATTAGTTTTGATTTTGTGAAGTAATGTACTTAAACTAATTGGTGCTTTAGTGCAGAACGATTTGCTGCTTCGGCAGCTTTTTTTGTTGTTCCACTAACGAAGCAGGTTTGTTCATGAAAACACTGAAAGTACATAAGATTAGAAATTCGTTGATGCAACTCAAGCCCTTTTGGCATAACATAGAACAGTTACAAAATAAGGGAGGGGATATTCTGAGTAGTAATATTGAGAATGGTGGGAAAGACTCTAATTCTGTTGATATTTTACAATTATTTGGACAATGGTTAACTACAACAGAAGATGCAATTAGCATTATAGGCCAAGCAATTGCATTAGAAAATGATAAGCTACAACAAATTCAAGACCAAAAAGAGAAAGAACCACTAGAATTGCAACTGCAACAAACCCTACAACAAATGACACAGACGCAAGAAAAAATAAGACTTTTACAAAAACAAAAGAAAATAGAGCTTTATAACAGGATTAACGATTAGGTTTATAGAATGACTGAAATAAGAATAGAATTGATTATATAGGTCCATCTTACTGTTTACTTTACGAACCTATAAATCCTTGTTTATAGTTATGGGGTGAGTTCATGAATAAGAATAAAAGGCTTTACATTCCCCCTCCTTTCCCTCCTACAGCCAACATTAACGGTAATGACTCTAATTCAACCTTAGGTAATTTTGAATATAAGCCACCTAACAATACTGGGGTAATCATAGGTATAATTGGCGGTGCATTGGCTACTGTGGGTGACGCTTTGTCGACTATTGGAACAATCATTCAACTAAATATAGATGTTTCTGCCGACTTTCAATCACAGGTGGATGATTTTAAGTCAGATCAAGAGAAGGATAAGATGCAGGAAGAGATTGATGATCTTAAGGAACAGGTGAAAGAGATTGATGATCTCAAGGAACAGGTGAAACAGCTTGTGAAAATAATTAAGAGTAACCAAAATTAAGAGGTTACTCTCTTTTTATTTATCTTCGCAATTTTGTATGAATTATCCTGAAGTTTGCATATTAACACCAGAAAACAGAATATTCGAAGTTGAGTTTCTTGCAAAACTAGGAAGAATTTTAAAAATCGAAGAAGAAAATGATTTTGATTAATACTACAAATATGAATTTAGGGGTGCGATGTTTAACAAGGCATTGCTTTTTTGTTTGATTAACGAAGAAGATTGTGAAGTATTATACTTAAAGTAACGGGGGCTTATCAGGAATAACTGGTAAGCCTCTTATGAAATAATTGATCTTCCGCAATCAGGCGCTTTAATGGAATTCTGGAAAATTTTTCAATAAGCTAACCGAATGGCTGTTTTTTGCAAGCTAGGTAAATCAAAAAAAGCTAGACCACAATTTCAAATGCTGGTTTCGGTTATGTTCTTATAGATAATGTTAGTGCTATTGAATGTTTTATAAGAAGTTGGGGGCGCATTTAATAATCTTCTTTTTGACCACATTATTGACCACATTTTCGCCGAAAGAGTATGAATATTTACGAATTTGAAAATCATCATTTTGAAGAAATGTTAAGTTGACATATATTTATAGAAGTAAAATGAAAGAACCTGATTTTCCAAGTTAATAATAAAAAGATGTTTGCTTTACTTGGGAAACCAGGTTTTGAAGAAGTTAAAGCAGAGCTTGAGAAACGATTGAAATATGAAGTGAAAAGGAGATGTGCCAATGGCACATCTCCTTTTTTTACGAAAACAGCCAGCTGACAATTGAGATTAGTCCTTTTTCCAATGAAAAACTTCAAAACGGAACCCATTATAATTAAATTGGCGGTTTTTCTTCTTTTAATAAATGACTCCAAAGTTCTTCTTCATATTTATTAAGTATCTTTCCAATATTTAGCGCTACCCTTAATGTTTAGCAATATAACTGACCTGACCAAACTGACCCAAATGCTTTTAATGTTTCATAAAGTAGTAGAATGGTGGTTTGGAAAATGCTGGTACAAATGGATTTGTCATAAATTCTCCTGAACTTACCCAGCTACGCTATTTCCTTGACAGGGAAGGGGTCGGGGGTTCGAATCCCTCACAGGTCATTAGGAAAGAGCCATGAAAACGTTGAGTTATCACAGGGACTTGTTTTAGATAAATACAGATGGGTTGGTGGCAGATTAAATCTTATTTTTGATTTTTTTATAGATTTATGACTTTTCCTTTTTCTTGGGTTGAAATAAATAATCAAATTATTTGCAGCTCCCTATCAGCACTGTCTAAAGCATGACCATATAGATCCATGGTTGTACCGATTTTTGCATGACCTAACCTTGCGCTAATAGTTTTCATATGGACATGGACACCCTGATTAATTAATAATGTAGCAGAGGTGTGCCTTAGTTCATGAAACGTAATCGACGGAAGTCCGAATATCTTTAATTTTTTTCTCCACCATGCAGTAATACTTGATGGATACATAGGTTTACCATCCCATGTAGAAAATAATAAAAATCGCACAAAACCTTCCCATTTATCCCCCAGACATAATCTTTCCTTATTCTTTTGAACCTTATATTGCTTCAATTGTTCCGTTACACTTGGCGATAGCGAGATTATTCGAACCGAAGGAAAAGGGCGCACATGCAGAAGCTTCTAGGCACAGCCAAAATGAAATGAATAAGCTCAACTATTTCTATCAACCTAACTATATTAATCTTTTAGGAAAGCTAACAAAAATGTTGATATTGTCCTTCTATTCATTTGTCTTTTGTCGGTAACGGACATCATAGTTTAATAGGGACAAGGTAATGATCCCCTTGCCCCTTTCATTGACAGTCATCTAAATATTAAAACCTTTATTTTAAACCTAACTGACTTAACACCTTATCCAACGTAATACCCTTATACGTATCTTTCGCTCGAGGGGCATCTGGAACAGAGTCATTTTGTAATCCATAGTTTTTAATCACATAATCCATATCCTTTTTATCAACAATCTTATCGAAGTTAAAATCTGTAGTTACATTATTAGTTCCCCAATTTTTTTGTAACTCGATTGCGTCTAATACATCGATTACATCATCCTTATTAACATAGCCAGCTCGTGCAACTTTTAATAAGTTTCTGAAAGATTTACCTATTAATTCTCCACGAATGTCATCAAATAGGAAGTCTACTGTTTTATACATTGTAAAGTGTCCAGGAGCATCTACTTTAATCGTATACGGCTTTGTATCTGCCTTAATACCATCAAATGCATAATCACCTTGTTTTGTTGTAACTGGTGTTTCAAGGACAGTTTTTCCATCAAATGATGTTAATGTTACTTTCGTTTCTCTGAGATCAATTTCAGAAATCGGTTGGCCTGTAGTTGGATTTTTCGCACCTTCTATTTGTACTGAACCAGATAATCTTGAAACTTTTGCATTTACAAAATAATTATCTATATAAGTGAAAACATTTTTCATTTCTACATTTGATTGGTCAATAGTCGTTCCATAGAAATCCCATCCAATTGAAGGTTCTGTAGTAAAGCTTTTATCTAGAGTTTTTACGTCAAAATTAAATAACTGTAGGTCCTCAGGTAACGTTTTATCACCTAAATACGTAAATGTAAACGTATATTGTAATCTGTTTTCCGAAGTTGTTGGTGCAGTTGTTACTGAAACTTGTGCGTCGCCATATTGTTTAACCGCATCGTTAACAATTACATTTTCAATTGCACCTTGATTCTTGTTTACTTGCATTGTAATTTTTGCCGTTTTTAGGTTTTTAACATTATTTGAACGAACTGAATAATTTACAGTCTCTCCAGTAGTTATATTTTGTTTATTTGCTTTCAAATAATAGTAAGGTGTTGTATTTTTTGTAAACACAACGTGTTTATAGGAAGAAGCATTCATTGCAGCATCTAAAGCATAGAACACTACCGGTAATTTTGCATATTTACTATCAACTAAAATATGATCTGAATAGTCACCATTTTTATCTACACGAATAGGTTTTGAAGGATATGGTGATGCCCACGAATAAACAAATGAATTATTTGATTGATCAACGGGAATACCGTACTTTTTCGCCTCATCGATTTCAGGATCATTTATGTTGAGCTTAAAGTCATATAACATTTGTCCCTTTGAATCTAGATCGCTGTCACTATATTCAATTACTTTTTGATCTAACGAATCAAAGCTAGCTGTAAAATTTGGTGTTCCATACTCCAGCATAAAATCTTTTTCCATAGAGAATGTTTTTTCACTTTCACTTGTTCCTACTAGTTTCAATTTATAATGACCAGGTCTAATTAATTTTTTATCACTACTGATCGGATTTTTTGAATCACCTGTAAATGGGTAGTAATCCGTAGCTGCTAGGGTCATAATATTATATACTTGATTTTCATTCATTACGCCTGTATTGAAGTATCCAATTACCCCTAAATCTTCACCTGTTTTTGGATCTTGAATGACAACATCTAATGTTTTCATATGTGATTTTAATGAGAATGAACCAGACATAAACGGATAGTCATAAGAAGTTACGTTTGTCATTTTGTTTGAATACAATGGATTAGATAGTTCAAATGTATCGATTCCCTCGTACACTACACGGCCACCAAATGGAATTTGGTATTGCTCAGTTGAATCCTCATTATTTGTAAATACGATATATCCTTCGTATGTTCCTTTTTCAGCCGTTTTCGGAATGTCCAAACTAAATCTAATTGACTTTTGGCTACTTCCATCAACTTTTACCGAAGTAGGACCTGTTAAAGTCACATTATTTAGAGCTGCATCTTTTGAGCCTCTTAATCCTGTTTGGAATTTAACATTTACATCAAATATTTTTGATTTTTCACTTCGATTTTTTAACATGATATTCCTAGCTTCTGTGATATCTTGGTCATCAGAACCAAACGAACCAAAGCTAATTCCACCTGTTAACTCTTTGATTGGTTTTTGTTTTCCATCTATGATTGTCGGTGTTTTATCGACTACTTGTAACTCTACGTTCGAGTGAATTGCTTCAAATGCATCTACTCGTCCACTTCCTACTTCAAATACACTATAATCTTTTAATAATGGATCAGCTGTATTCATCAAAATGGATTTAATATCAGCTGGCCCGAGATCTTTATTTGATTGAAGTAATAATGCTGACACACCTGCTACATAAGGTGTAGCCATTGAAGTTCCTGATAAACGCTGATATGCATATTTATAATCTTCCGGTTTTGTTCCATCTGCTGTTTTATCGTTTACGTAAAATGGGACGGTTGAAAGAATCGAAACACCTGGTCCAGTTACTTCCGGTTTAATGTCATAATTTATTCGAGAAGGACCTCTAGAACTAAATTTTGCTAACTCATCGGATGCTGTTTGTATCTTAGTAAAATCGCCAAATGTGAAATCAGTTTTACCAGTTTTTAATGCTTCCAAGATCGTTAATCCTTCTTCATTTGAAACAGAGAATGAAGGAATCGCATTAACTGATTCACCTAAAAAAGACTGAATTGCACCCTCGGCCTTGTTTGCTTCATCATTATACATGATAACGCCAGCAGCACCTTGTGCCTTGGCATTCGCAATTTTAGAGTCCAATGTATAAACTCCTCGGCTCATGAGTACAAATTTCCCTTTTACGTCTTTTCCTGTATAGTTATCTCCGAGCCCCACATCAACAAGTTGGATAGTTTTTCCTTTTAATGTAGATAAATCATCTTTATAGTTTTTTGCTAATTGTCTTAAATTGTAATTCTTCCCATTATGTGCACCTGCATATTGATAAATATCAATTGCAACAGATGATGCACCAACAGTTAACGCTAAGGCTGCAGCACCTGGTGAACCTAGCGTATAATTTTTATCGCCACTATTCCCCGCTGCAACAACGGTTGTTACTCCACTTAATACTGCATTGTTTACAGCAATTGA contains these protein-coding regions:
- a CDS encoding DUF1850 domain-containing protein yields the protein MKKKLLFVPMLFIALILIFFIPFKKTVAFHFEDTSKLLAYLSVNEMDTFQVRYTHSIHLTDVVETYELSNKQIKQIELSYDTFAVGMPSGPEGEEVFERKNGRYIISNMNRTFPFIDLSTGQVVANHRAVYKGKEYELKKYIEPGTWVRISYETMNLFQLFRGVKMNEG
- a CDS encoding TRAP transporter permease; this encodes MKDEEVKFLSLEEQQEILEKYDPEAATRKLTGIMGWIAFLGLLSFSLFQLYTAIFSVFTAQIQRSVHLGFALSLIFLLFPLSKKKKETGKWQVGWYDIVLALLSIVVGAYWPLFMEDIAMRVGILTTTDFAIGIIAILLVLEATRRAVGLPITIIAIIFMLYGIFGQYMPGFLQHGGLSLERLVQTMFFTTEGILGTPLGVSATFIFLFLLFGSFLIQTGVGQYFNDLSAVIAGKRVGGPAKVAIFSSALQGTISGSSVANVVTSGAFTIPMMKKLGYKKEFAGAVEAASSTGGQLMPPIMGAAAFLMVEFIGNGITYWDIAKAAAIPAILYFTGIWIMTHFEAKRLGLRGLTEEEMPNRKEVAKKIYLLLPILAIIILLMTGIPVMHAALYSILIAIVAGFINKETRMGPKAIILALVDGARTALSVAAATAAAGIIVGIVTKTGLGLTLANGLIDLAQGYIIPTLIFTMIASLILGMGSPTTANYVITSTIAAPVIIFMGYPDLAAHLFVFYFGIIADITPPVALAAFAAAGVSGGEPIRTGIQSSKLAIAAFIIPYIFVLSPEMLLIDTTVPEVIWVVFTAVTGMIAIGAGIIGYWMRPMNWIERVLAIIAGLLLIYPEGISDVFGLIMFAGLFAAQFFINRDKDQKIVQQA
- a CDS encoding tyrosine-type recombinase/integrase, encoding MRPFPSVRIISLSPSVTEQLKQYKVQKNKERLCLGDKWEGFVRFLLFSTWDGKPMYPSSITAWWRKKLKIFGLPSITFHELRHTSATLLINQGVHVHMKTISARLGHAKIGTTMDLYGHALDSADRELQII
- a CDS encoding S8 family serine peptidase; this translates as MGKKARKSRIVKSLVIATLSSSFILGSIGQVPTTTKAVSYSNTENLLANLTPEQRAALNQLSTNEETGLQISSDIDLNSTKQTSVIIEFANKPAKVAKIEAASEGQQLSDSEASNLVDQDHEIFQKDLGQVLVDENSKKVNYKINCSYKHAFNGVSMSLPANQIQNLLKSKVVKSVWSNETFTIDPPVQGKDNDQLKADEFNIANYTPYDGLDRLHAEGYTGKGIKIGILDTGIDYNHPDLKDAYKGGYDFVDDDSDPMETTYADWKKSGKPEMNGSTYYTNHGTHVAGIIGSRGVTDSEYTTVGAAPEADIYAYRVLGPYGSGQADDIIASVDRAVKDGMDVINMSLGNSLNDPLYATSIAVNNAVLSGVTTVVAAGNSGDKNYTLGSPGAAALALTVGASSVAIDIYQYAGAHNGKNYNLRQLAKNYKDDLSTLKGKTIQLVDVGLGDNYTGKDVKGKFVLMSRGVYTLDSKIANAKAQGAAGVIMYNDEANKAEGAIQSFLGESVNAIPSFSVSNEEGLTILEALKTGKTDFTFGDFTKIQTASDELAKFSSRGPSRINYDIKPEVTGPGVSILSTVPFYVNDKTADGTKPEDYKYAYQRLSGTSMATPYVAGVSALLLQSNKDLGPADIKSILMNTADPLLKDYSVFEVGSGRVDAFEAIHSNVELQVVDKTPTIIDGKQKPIKELTGGISFGSFGSDDQDITEARNIMLKNRSEKSKIFDVNVKFQTGLRGSKDAALNNVTLTGPTSVKVDGSSQKSIRFSLDIPKTAEKGTYEGYIVFTNNEDSTEQYQIPFGGRVVYEGIDTFELSNPLYSNKMTNVTSYDYPFMSGSFSLKSHMKTLDVVIQDPKTGEDLGVIGYFNTGVMNENQVYNIMTLAATDYYPFTGDSKNPISSDKKLIRPGHYKLKLVGTSESEKTFSMEKDFMLEYGTPNFTASFDSLDQKVIEYSDSDLDSKGQMLYDFKLNINDPEIDEAKKYGIPVDQSNNSFVYSWASPYPSKPIRVDKNGDYSDHILVDSKYAKLPVVFYALDAAMNASSYKHVVFTKNTTPYYYLKANKQNITTGETVNYSVRSNNVKNLKTAKITMQVNKNQGAIENVIVNDAVKQYGDAQVSVTTAPTTSENRLQYTFTFTYLGDKTLPEDLQLFNFDVKTLDKSFTTEPSIGWDFYGTTIDQSNVEMKNVFTYIDNYFVNAKVSRLSGSVQIEGAKNPTTGQPISEIDLRETKVTLTSFDGKTVLETPVTTKQGDYAFDGIKADTKPYTIKVDAPGHFTMYKTVDFLFDDIRGELIGKSFRNLLKVARAGYVNKDDVIDVLDAIELQKNWGTNNVTTDFNFDKIVDKKDMDYVIKNYGLQNDSVPDAPRAKDTYKGITLDKVLSQLGLK